One genomic window of Providencia hangzhouensis includes the following:
- the rlmA gene encoding 23S rRNA (guanine(745)-N(1))-methyltransferase → MNYQCPLCFTPLNFMHNSYRCAENHQFDCAKEGYVNLLPVQHKRSKDPGDNAEMMQARRQFLDAGHYHPMREKVAEKIIQFIPPSNTSLLDIGCGEGYYTDYFSRELVKHFEKYTVLGLDVSKVAVRYAAKRYKSVRFCVGTSHRLPFSNNSLGGVVRIYAPCKAQELSRVLVSKGMLITVTPAAEHLQELKALIYDEVKLHPTKDEDLPNFSLIDSCQLNYKMALTGQEAYELLMMTPFAWRASEQVKENLQQAEVKEYTADFLIRVYQSDAE, encoded by the coding sequence ATGAATTATCAATGCCCCCTCTGCTTTACACCACTTAACTTTATGCATAACAGCTATCGCTGCGCAGAAAATCACCAGTTCGATTGTGCGAAAGAGGGTTACGTTAATTTGTTGCCCGTACAACATAAACGGTCTAAAGACCCCGGTGATAATGCTGAAATGATGCAAGCACGTAGACAATTTCTTGATGCAGGACATTACCACCCGATGCGTGAAAAGGTGGCAGAAAAAATTATTCAGTTTATTCCACCATCTAATACTAGTTTGTTAGATATTGGTTGTGGGGAAGGGTATTACACAGACTATTTCTCTCGGGAACTTGTAAAACATTTTGAAAAATATACGGTTCTGGGCTTAGATGTTTCGAAAGTGGCGGTTCGCTATGCGGCGAAACGGTATAAATCCGTTCGTTTTTGCGTCGGTACAAGCCATCGCTTGCCATTCTCAAATAACAGCTTAGGTGGAGTTGTCCGAATTTACGCACCCTGCAAAGCACAAGAATTAAGCCGTGTATTAGTTTCTAAAGGTATGTTAATTACTGTTACGCCTGCGGCAGAGCATCTGCAAGAATTAAAAGCGTTAATTTACGATGAGGTTAAGTTACATCCAACTAAAGATGAAGATTTACCAAATTTTTCGCTAATAGATAGTTGCCAATTAAATTATAAAATGGCACTGACAGGGCAAGAAGCTTATGAATTGTTGATGATGACCCCATTTGCTTGGCGTGCATCAGAACAGGTCAAAGAGAATCTGCAACAAGCTGAAGTGAAAGAATATACGGCTGATTTTTTAATTCGCGTTTATCAATCTGATGCAGAGTAA
- the mntP gene encoding manganese efflux pump MntP, producing the protein MSFYATLILALALSMDAFAVAICKGAVLHKPRFREILRTGFIFGFIEAITPIIGWGIGILASQYVIRWDHWIAFGLLFVLGARMIWQSIKTKDEECCSKPSSHSSTNLIFSAIATSLDAMAIGLGLAFLQVDIVHTAMTIGLMTMIMATIGMMIGRYVGPLLGKKAEIIGGLVLIGIGFNILFEHLELFMYAH; encoded by the coding sequence ATGAGTTTCTATGCTACCCTTATCTTAGCCCTTGCCCTATCAATGGACGCCTTCGCTGTTGCTATTTGTAAAGGCGCCGTACTTCATAAACCCCGCTTTAGAGAAATTCTCCGTACTGGTTTTATTTTTGGTTTTATTGAAGCCATTACACCGATTATTGGTTGGGGTATCGGGATCCTAGCTAGCCAATATGTTATCCGTTGGGATCATTGGATTGCATTTGGTTTATTATTTGTTTTAGGTGCTAGAATGATCTGGCAGAGTATTAAAACAAAAGATGAAGAATGCTGTTCTAAACCTTCTAGTCATAGCTCAACAAACCTTATCTTTTCTGCGATAGCCACCAGCCTTGATGCAATGGCTATCGGTCTAGGTTTAGCTTTCTTGCAAGTGGATATCGTTCATACTGCAATGACTATCGGCTTAATGACAATGATTATGGCAACTATTGGTATGATGATTGGCCGCTATGTTGGCCCATTACTCGGAAAAAAAGCAGAAATTATCGGTGGGTTGGTTCTAATAGGTATTGGTTTTAATATTTTATTTGAGCACCTCGAATTATTTATGTATGCCCATTAG
- a CDS encoding DUF986 family protein yields MTFNDAILAIIILIMLVYAIYDEFIQHLLKGKTLLKINLKRKHRADAIIFIVLICIVIYTNIVRHGNLLTTYLLLITIFMSIYLAFIRTPKLFFKQNGFYFANAFILYDRIKTMNLSEDGVLIIGLEKKKINIQVSHLDDLQRIYEFLINHK; encoded by the coding sequence ATGACCTTCAATGATGCCATTCTTGCTATAATCATTTTGATCATGCTTGTTTATGCAATTTATGATGAATTCATTCAGCATTTGCTAAAGGGTAAAACATTATTAAAAATTAATCTAAAACGAAAACATCGGGCCGATGCTATTATTTTTATTGTTCTAATTTGTATCGTTATTTATACAAATATTGTACGCCATGGTAATTTATTAACCACTTACTTATTATTGATTACTATTTTTATGTCAATCTATTTGGCGTTTATAAGAACACCTAAGCTATTCTTTAAACAGAATGGTTTTTATTTTGCCAATGCATTTATATTATATGACAGAATAAAAACAATGAACTTATCCGAAGACGGTGTATTAATAATAGGTTTGGAAAAAAAGAAAATTAACATCCAAGTTTCACATCTTGATGATTTACAAAGAATTTATGAATTCCTTATTAATCATAAGTAA
- a CDS encoding PTS mannose transporter subunit IID, translated as MVDITKPTAKKLTQSDIRGVFLRSNLLQGSWNFERMQALGFCYSMVPVIRRLYPENNDDRKQAIKRHLEFFNTHPYVAAPVLGVTMAMEEQRANGADIDDGAINGIKVGLMGPLAGVGDPIFWGTVRPVFAALGAGIAMTGSLLGPLLFFVLFNLVRLLTLYYGVSYGYKKGIDIVQDIGGGFLQKLTEGASILGLFVMGALVNKWTHVNIPLEVSRIKNPTTGAEDITTVQMILDQLMPGLVPLLLTFACMWLLRRKVNALWIIIGFFGLGILGAWLNFLAP; from the coding sequence ATGGTAGATATCACTAAGCCAACGGCTAAAAAGCTTACACAAAGCGATATTCGCGGCGTATTCTTACGGTCTAACCTATTGCAAGGTTCTTGGAACTTTGAGCGTATGCAAGCCCTAGGCTTCTGCTATTCAATGGTTCCCGTTATTCGTCGTCTTTATCCTGAAAATAATGATGATAGAAAACAAGCCATTAAGCGCCATCTTGAATTCTTTAATACACATCCGTATGTTGCAGCGCCTGTTTTGGGTGTCACAATGGCAATGGAAGAGCAACGTGCCAATGGTGCAGACATTGATGACGGTGCAATAAATGGTATCAAAGTCGGTCTAATGGGCCCATTAGCCGGTGTTGGTGACCCAATTTTCTGGGGAACTGTTCGCCCAGTATTTGCGGCTCTCGGTGCAGGTATCGCAATGACGGGTAGCTTACTTGGCCCTCTTCTGTTCTTTGTTTTGTTTAATCTTGTACGTTTATTAACCCTTTATTATGGTGTTTCATATGGCTACAAAAAAGGGATTGATATTGTTCAAGACATTGGTGGCGGTTTCCTACAAAAACTAACCGAAGGAGCATCAATTCTCGGTTTATTTGTTATGGGAGCCTTGGTCAATAAATGGACACATGTCAATATTCCACTTGAAGTGTCGCGGATCAAAAACCCAACAACAGGTGCTGAAGATATTACCACCGTCCAAATGATCCTTGATCAACTCATGCCAGGTTTAGTACCACTATTGCTAACCTTCGCCTGTATGTGGCTGTTACGTCGTAAAGTTAACGCATTGTGGATTATTATCGGCTTCTTTGGTTTGGGTATCCTTGGTGCTTGGTTAAACTTCTTAGCACCATAA
- a CDS encoding PTS mannose/fructose/sorbose transporter subunit IIC, with translation MELTVVQIVMVFIVACIAGMGSILDEFQFHRPLIACTLIGIVLGDMKTGIIIGGTLEMIALGWMNIGAAVAPDAALASIISTILVIAGGQSIGAGIAIAIPLAAAGQVLTIIVRTVTVAFQHAADKAALNGNLTAIGFIHISALLLQAMRIAIPALIVAISVGTSEVQQMLDSIPQVVTDGLNIAGGMIVVVGYAMVINMMRAGYLMPFFYLGFVTAAFTDFNLVALGVIGTVMAILYIQLSPKYNKSQTVVTQGNSSNNNLDNELD, from the coding sequence ATGGAACTTACCGTTGTTCAAATAGTAATGGTCTTCATCGTCGCGTGTATCGCGGGGATGGGATCAATCCTTGATGAATTCCAATTTCACCGTCCTCTCATTGCCTGTACGCTTATAGGTATTGTTTTGGGAGATATGAAAACGGGTATCATCATCGGCGGTACATTAGAAATGATCGCACTTGGGTGGATGAATATCGGTGCTGCCGTTGCACCTGATGCCGCTTTAGCTTCTATCATTTCAACGATTCTCGTTATTGCTGGTGGTCAAAGCATTGGTGCAGGTATTGCCATCGCCATCCCACTCGCAGCAGCGGGACAAGTATTAACCATTATTGTTCGTACTGTAACGGTTGCATTCCAACATGCTGCTGATAAAGCCGCCCTCAATGGTAATCTAACTGCAATTGGCTTTATCCATATCTCAGCTTTATTACTGCAAGCCATGCGTATCGCAATACCTGCGTTAATTGTCGCCATTTCTGTTGGTACATCAGAAGTACAACAAATGTTGGATTCTATCCCGCAAGTTGTTACTGACGGCCTGAATATTGCTGGTGGTATGATTGTTGTTGTCGGTTATGCGATGGTTATCAATATGATGCGTGCAGGCTACTTAATGCCGTTCTTCTACTTAGGCTTTGTTACCGCGGCATTTACTGACTTCAACCTGGTTGCTCTTGGGGTTATCGGTACTGTTATGGCTATTTTATATATCCAACTCAGTCCAAAATACAATAAATCGCAAACTGTTGTTACCCAAGGAAATAGTAGCAATAACAACCTTGATAATGAGCTAGACTAG
- the manX gene encoding PTS mannose transporter subunit IIAB, with the protein MSIAIMIGTHGVAAEQLLRTTEMLIGEQDNVSFIDFIPGENADTLFDKYTQKLTDLDTSKGVLFLVDTWGGSPFNAASRIVNEHDNYDIITGVNVPMLVETFMCRDDNPSMNELITVALETGRGGVRSFKFKEVEAEAEPAPVVSSTPAPAPVKAGPGEHMVIALARIDDRLIHGQVATRWTKETQVKRIIVVSDDVAKDQVRSTLLKQVAPPGVTAHVVDVAKCIRVYNNPKYAGERVMLLFTNPTDVKRIVEEGVDVKSVNIGGMAYHDGKTMVTNAVSINQEDIDAFNYLNDKKIELEVRKVSSDSKVYMMDLINKLKK; encoded by the coding sequence GTGAGTATAGCTATTATGATTGGTACACACGGAGTCGCTGCAGAGCAGCTTCTTCGAACAACCGAAATGTTAATAGGCGAACAAGATAATGTGTCGTTTATTGATTTTATCCCTGGGGAAAACGCAGATACCCTATTTGATAAGTACACCCAAAAGCTAACTGATTTAGATACATCAAAGGGTGTCTTATTCCTTGTTGATACATGGGGAGGCAGTCCATTTAACGCGGCTAGTCGCATTGTTAATGAACATGATAATTATGACATTATCACGGGTGTAAATGTTCCAATGTTAGTTGAAACATTCATGTGCCGTGACGATAACCCATCAATGAATGAACTTATCACTGTCGCCCTAGAAACGGGTCGTGGTGGTGTTCGTTCATTTAAATTCAAAGAAGTTGAAGCTGAAGCTGAACCTGCTCCTGTAGTCTCGAGTACTCCTGCCCCTGCACCAGTGAAAGCCGGCCCCGGTGAACATATGGTAATCGCACTTGCTCGTATTGATGACAGATTAATTCACGGGCAAGTCGCAACACGCTGGACGAAAGAAACCCAAGTTAAGCGCATTATTGTGGTCAGTGATGACGTAGCAAAAGACCAAGTTCGCTCTACATTGTTAAAACAAGTCGCACCACCAGGTGTCACTGCACATGTTGTCGATGTTGCTAAATGTATTCGCGTTTACAATAACCCGAAATACGCTGGTGAGCGCGTTATGTTGCTTTTCACTAATCCAACTGATGTTAAGCGTATCGTCGAAGAAGGTGTTGACGTCAAGTCCGTTAATATTGGTGGAATGGCATACCATGATGGCAAAACAATGGTCACAAATGCCGTTTCTATCAACCAAGAAGACATTGATGCATTTAATTATTTGAACGACAAAAAGATTGAACTTGAAGTTAGGAAAGTCTCATCAGATAGCAAAGTTTATATGATGGACTTGATTAATAAGCTCAAAAAATAA
- a CDS encoding L-serine ammonia-lyase, with product MISVFDMFKVGIGPSSSHTVGPMKAGKEFVDDLVSKNLLPNVTRISVDVYGSLSLTGKGHHTDIAIIMGLAGNLPATVDIESIPTFIKNVEETEKLSLANGLQVVDFPNEGGMNFRQDNLPLHENGMTIHAFAGNEEIYTKTYYSIGGGFIVDAEHFGESTLDSKPVSYPFNSAEELLLNCKKSGLSISSLMMKNELDLHSKEEIEAYFADVWQTMQACIERGLSTEGVLPGPLRVPRRAPALNRMVTSSSKLSNDPMNVVDLINMYALAVNEENAAGGRVVTAPTNGACGIVPAVLAYYNHCIEPVTPELYMRYFLASGAIGILYKMNASISGAEVGCQGEVGVACSMAAAGLAELFGGSPEQVCIAAEIGMEHNLGLTCDPVAGQVQVPCIERNAIASVKAVNATRMALRRTSEPRVSLDKVIETMYETGKDMNAKYRETSRGGLAIKVQCD from the coding sequence GTGATAAGCGTTTTCGACATGTTTAAAGTGGGCATAGGCCCTTCAAGCTCTCATACCGTTGGTCCAATGAAAGCTGGGAAAGAATTTGTCGATGATTTAGTAAGCAAAAATTTATTACCTAACGTCACTCGTATTTCTGTGGATGTTTATGGGTCATTATCGCTTACTGGAAAAGGGCACCATACTGATATCGCCATTATTATGGGGCTAGCAGGTAACTTACCTGCCACTGTCGACATTGAATCCATCCCAACTTTTATCAAAAATGTAGAAGAAACAGAAAAGTTATCATTAGCGAATGGTCTTCAGGTCGTTGACTTCCCTAATGAGGGTGGCATGAATTTTCGTCAAGACAACCTGCCATTGCATGAAAATGGCATGACAATTCATGCTTTTGCAGGTAATGAAGAAATTTACACCAAAACTTATTATTCCATTGGTGGTGGTTTCATTGTCGATGCAGAGCATTTTGGCGAATCTACTCTTGATAGCAAACCGGTCTCTTATCCATTTAACTCTGCTGAAGAGCTACTACTAAATTGTAAAAAATCAGGCCTTTCGATTTCTAGCTTAATGATGAAAAATGAGTTAGATCTTCATTCTAAAGAAGAGATCGAAGCCTATTTCGCTGATGTATGGCAGACAATGCAAGCCTGTATTGAGCGTGGTTTAAGCACCGAAGGTGTATTGCCGGGCCCATTGCGTGTTCCTCGCCGTGCACCGGCACTAAACCGAATGGTCACTTCATCAAGTAAGCTATCTAATGATCCGATGAATGTGGTTGACCTGATCAATATGTATGCCTTAGCAGTGAATGAGGAAAATGCAGCAGGCGGCCGTGTTGTAACAGCACCGACTAACGGTGCGTGTGGTATCGTACCTGCCGTTTTAGCGTATTATAATCATTGCATAGAACCGGTAACGCCAGAGCTGTATATGCGTTATTTCTTAGCTTCAGGCGCCATTGGTATTTTATACAAAATGAATGCTTCCATTTCAGGAGCTGAAGTTGGCTGCCAAGGGGAGGTCGGTGTAGCATGCTCTATGGCTGCAGCTGGTCTGGCCGAATTATTTGGCGGTAGCCCTGAGCAAGTTTGTATCGCTGCTGAAATCGGCATGGAACACAATTTAGGTCTAACTTGTGACCCTGTTGCTGGTCAAGTACAAGTTCCTTGTATTGAGCGTAATGCAATCGCATCTGTTAAAGCGGTGAATGCCACACGTATGGCCCTACGCAGAACAAGTGAGCCACGGGTTTCACTTGATAAAGTCATTGAAACTATGTACGAAACCGGGAAAGACATGAATGCGAAATATCGTGAGACATCCCGAGGCGGGCTAGCCATCAAAGTACAATGTGACTAA
- a CDS encoding CoA pyrophosphatase: protein MTELNNFINRFQFTLPATRQSGPKAGKSAAVLLPIINKPNPTLLLTQRSPFLRSHAGQVAFPGGASDPEDGTLVNTALREAYEEVAIPPEKVTVLGQLSPLQSYGGYEVTPIVGLVPNNIQYQANPSEVAAIFEVPLFDALSLQRHKYVDINRSGRHNRIFFYWYKGHLVWGLTASIIHQLALQLD, encoded by the coding sequence GCTACCCGCCAGTCTGGACCTAAGGCGGGTAAATCGGCAGCCGTTCTTTTGCCCATTATCAATAAACCCAATCCGACATTACTTCTCACACAACGCTCTCCTTTTTTACGCTCCCATGCAGGCCAGGTCGCATTTCCAGGAGGGGCAAGTGACCCGGAGGATGGTACGCTTGTGAATACCGCACTGCGTGAAGCATATGAAGAAGTGGCCATCCCTCCTGAAAAAGTCACGGTACTGGGTCAGTTAAGCCCCTTGCAAAGTTATGGTGGCTATGAAGTTACGCCAATCGTCGGTTTGGTACCAAATAACATTCAATATCAAGCCAACCCTAGTGAAGTCGCTGCTATCTTTGAAGTTCCCTTATTTGATGCCCTTTCATTACAACGCCATAAATATGTCGATATTAACCGTTCAGGGCGGCATAACCGCATCTTTTTTTATTGGTATAAGGGGCATTTAGTTTGGGGGTTAACCGCTTCAATTATTCACCAACTTGCTTTGCAATTGGATTAA